One genomic segment of Primulina tabacum isolate GXHZ01 chromosome 9, ASM2559414v2, whole genome shotgun sequence includes these proteins:
- the LOC142556054 gene encoding lysM domain receptor-like kinase 3 isoform X2 has translation MTFFPFCTVLFTCQSVTLSPFFPEENYGSRKSSNPAFKPTPEQTLPVIQSMFDVLREDITFEGNGRNYIFIKKNCSCASGVKTYLTNTTFTVRENNGSVYKLVVEAYNGLAYFPSNFTRAARKGAVVSLKLLCGCSSGLWNYLMSYVMEDGDSVESLSSRFGVSMDGIEAVNGIANPDNVTIGELYYIPLNSAPGELYLVNDDVPVPGPAPSVDNFAVGDQMDHKSHIPYWWIIGSLAVGLVLVVVVVLLFVCLKSSVYSGGSRGSHPKDSEGKNSHKFHVLQNSSFCCASGRSICGNSGNSKHHIGESSNQQINIPTVIGTGVFDVDKPIVFTYEEILSSTDGFSESNLLGHGTYGSVYYVLLRNQEVAIKRMTATKTKEFVAEMKVLCKVHHSNLVELIGYAASVDELFLVYEYAQKGSLRNHLHDPQTKGHTSISWVTRVQIALDAARGLEYIHEHTKPHYVHRDIKTSNILLDGSFRAKISDFGLAKLVMKTHDDEESVTRVVGTYGYLAPEYLRDGHATSKSDVYAFGVVLFELISGKEAMTRSSERRSLVSIVVAALRNSPDSMSMSSFKDHIDPHLMDLYPHDCLFKMAMLAKQCVDEDPILRPDMKQLVISLSQILLTSVEWEATLAGNSQIFSGLVLGR, from the exons ATGACTTTCTTCCCCTTTTGCACTGTTCTGTTCACTTGCCAGTCAGTAACTCTATCTCCTTTTTTCCCTGAGGAAAA CTATGGCTCAAGAAAGAGCTCAAATCCTG CCTTCAAGCCCACGCCAGAGCAAACACTTCCTGTGATTCAAAGCATGTTCGATGTTTTACGAGAGGACATTACGTTTGAAGGGAATGGCAGGaattacattttcataaaaaagaaCTGTTCTTGCGCCTCAGGAGTGAAGACTTACTTGACAAATACTACTTTTACCGTGAGGGAGAATAATGGATCTGTCTATAAATTGGTTGTGGAGGCTTACAACGGGTTGGCTTATTTTCCTTCAAATTTCACTAGAGCAGCTAGAAAAGGTGCAGTGGTGTCACTTAAGCTCTTGTGTGGTTGCTCCAGTGGGCTGTGGAATTATTTGATGAGTTATGTGATGGAAGATGGGGATAGTGTGGAGTCCTTGTCTAGCAGATTTGGGGTTAGTATGGATGGTATAGAGGCTGTAAATGGGATTGCTAATCCTGATAATGTGACCATTGGGGAACTTTATTATATACCACTGAATTCAG CTCCAGGAGAGCTTTAtctcgtaaatgatgatgtaccaGTTCCTGGTCCAGCTCCATCTGTTGATAACTTTGCAG TTGGAGATCAGATGGATCACAAGTCTCACATACCTTATTGGTGGATCATTGGAAGTCTGGCTGTTGGATTGGTTCTGGTCGTTGTTGTGGTACTTCTTTTTGTTTGCTTGAAATCATCTGTCTATTCTGGTGGATCCCGAGGAAGCCATCCAAAAGATTCTGAAGGGAAGAATTCTCACAAATTTCACGTTCTCCAAAACTCGAGTTTCTGCTGTGCTTCAGGCAGGTCCATCTGTGGCAACTCTGGGAATTCGAAACATCATATTGGGGAATCTAGCAACCAACAAATAAATATTCCTACAG TGATAGGGACCGGTGTATTTGACGTTGATAAGCCTATAGTTTTCACTTATGAGGAAATTCTGTCTTCGACAGACGGGTTTTCCGAGTCTAATCTTTTGGGACATGGAACATATGGCTCGGTGTATTATGTCCTTCTTCGAAACCAG GAAGTTGCTATCAAAAGAATGACTGCTACAAAAACTAAGGAATTTGTGGCAGAGATGAAAGTTCTGTGCAAAGTCCATCATTCAAATTTG gtAGAATTGATCGGTTATGCAGCTAGTGTTGATGAACTCTTTCTTGTATATGAGTATGCTCAAAAGGGTTCTCTCAGAAATCACTTGCATGATCCTCAGACTAAAG GTCATACATCGATATCTTGGGTCACAAGGGTTCAAATAGCACTTGATGCTGCTAGGGGCCTAGAGTACATACACGAGCACACAAAACCACATTATGTGCATCGAGATATCAAAACAAGCAACATTCTACTCGACGGCAGCTTCAGAGCAAAG ATTTCAGATTTTGGTTTGGCGAAACTTGTGATGAAAACTCACGACGATGAAGAGTCGGTTACGAGGGTTGTAGGAACTTACGGTTATCTTGCTCCAGA ATACTTGAGGGATGGCCATGCTACAAGCAAAAGTGACGTATATGCCTTTGGTGTGGTgctttttgaattgatatccgGAAAGGAGGCTATGACAAGAAGTTCCGAAAGACGGTCATTGGTATCGATT GTAGTGGCCGCTCTGAGGAATTCACCTGACTCCATGAGTATGTCAAGCTTCAAAGATCACATTGATCCTCATTTGATGGATTTGTATCCGCATGATTGTCTTTTCAAG ATGGCTATGCTAGCGAAGCAATGTGTGGACGAGGACCCCATTTTAAGACCGGACATGAAGCAACTGGTGATATCACTTTCACAGATCCTGCTGACCTCTGTCGAATGGGAAGCAACTCTCGCAGGAAATAGCCAAATATTTAGCGGCCTCGTTCTTGGAAGATAA
- the LOC142556054 gene encoding lysM domain receptor-like kinase 3 isoform X1 yields the protein MAQERAQILVFFLLKLLFQKLITSAAATPLNCTDTKRLCTSFLAFKPTPEQTLPVIQSMFDVLREDITFEGNGRNYIFIKKNCSCASGVKTYLTNTTFTVRENNGSVYKLVVEAYNGLAYFPSNFTRAARKGAVVSLKLLCGCSSGLWNYLMSYVMEDGDSVESLSSRFGVSMDGIEAVNGIANPDNVTIGELYYIPLNSAPGELYLVNDDVPVPGPAPSVDNFAVGDQMDHKSHIPYWWIIGSLAVGLVLVVVVVLLFVCLKSSVYSGGSRGSHPKDSEGKNSHKFHVLQNSSFCCASGRSICGNSGNSKHHIGESSNQQINIPTVIGTGVFDVDKPIVFTYEEILSSTDGFSESNLLGHGTYGSVYYVLLRNQEVAIKRMTATKTKEFVAEMKVLCKVHHSNLVELIGYAASVDELFLVYEYAQKGSLRNHLHDPQTKGHTSISWVTRVQIALDAARGLEYIHEHTKPHYVHRDIKTSNILLDGSFRAKISDFGLAKLVMKTHDDEESVTRVVGTYGYLAPEYLRDGHATSKSDVYAFGVVLFELISGKEAMTRSSERRSLVSIVVAALRNSPDSMSMSSFKDHIDPHLMDLYPHDCLFKMAMLAKQCVDEDPILRPDMKQLVISLSQILLTSVEWEATLAGNSQIFSGLVLGR from the exons ATGGCTCAAGAAAGAGCTCAAATCCTGGTATTTTTTCTGCTTAAACTTTTGTTTCAAAAACTCATTACATCAGCGGCAGCAACTCCACTCAACTGTACAGACACTAAACGCCTATGCACCTCTTTTCTAGCCTTCAAGCCCACGCCAGAGCAAACACTTCCTGTGATTCAAAGCATGTTCGATGTTTTACGAGAGGACATTACGTTTGAAGGGAATGGCAGGaattacattttcataaaaaagaaCTGTTCTTGCGCCTCAGGAGTGAAGACTTACTTGACAAATACTACTTTTACCGTGAGGGAGAATAATGGATCTGTCTATAAATTGGTTGTGGAGGCTTACAACGGGTTGGCTTATTTTCCTTCAAATTTCACTAGAGCAGCTAGAAAAGGTGCAGTGGTGTCACTTAAGCTCTTGTGTGGTTGCTCCAGTGGGCTGTGGAATTATTTGATGAGTTATGTGATGGAAGATGGGGATAGTGTGGAGTCCTTGTCTAGCAGATTTGGGGTTAGTATGGATGGTATAGAGGCTGTAAATGGGATTGCTAATCCTGATAATGTGACCATTGGGGAACTTTATTATATACCACTGAATTCAG CTCCAGGAGAGCTTTAtctcgtaaatgatgatgtaccaGTTCCTGGTCCAGCTCCATCTGTTGATAACTTTGCAG TTGGAGATCAGATGGATCACAAGTCTCACATACCTTATTGGTGGATCATTGGAAGTCTGGCTGTTGGATTGGTTCTGGTCGTTGTTGTGGTACTTCTTTTTGTTTGCTTGAAATCATCTGTCTATTCTGGTGGATCCCGAGGAAGCCATCCAAAAGATTCTGAAGGGAAGAATTCTCACAAATTTCACGTTCTCCAAAACTCGAGTTTCTGCTGTGCTTCAGGCAGGTCCATCTGTGGCAACTCTGGGAATTCGAAACATCATATTGGGGAATCTAGCAACCAACAAATAAATATTCCTACAG TGATAGGGACCGGTGTATTTGACGTTGATAAGCCTATAGTTTTCACTTATGAGGAAATTCTGTCTTCGACAGACGGGTTTTCCGAGTCTAATCTTTTGGGACATGGAACATATGGCTCGGTGTATTATGTCCTTCTTCGAAACCAG GAAGTTGCTATCAAAAGAATGACTGCTACAAAAACTAAGGAATTTGTGGCAGAGATGAAAGTTCTGTGCAAAGTCCATCATTCAAATTTG gtAGAATTGATCGGTTATGCAGCTAGTGTTGATGAACTCTTTCTTGTATATGAGTATGCTCAAAAGGGTTCTCTCAGAAATCACTTGCATGATCCTCAGACTAAAG GTCATACATCGATATCTTGGGTCACAAGGGTTCAAATAGCACTTGATGCTGCTAGGGGCCTAGAGTACATACACGAGCACACAAAACCACATTATGTGCATCGAGATATCAAAACAAGCAACATTCTACTCGACGGCAGCTTCAGAGCAAAG ATTTCAGATTTTGGTTTGGCGAAACTTGTGATGAAAACTCACGACGATGAAGAGTCGGTTACGAGGGTTGTAGGAACTTACGGTTATCTTGCTCCAGA ATACTTGAGGGATGGCCATGCTACAAGCAAAAGTGACGTATATGCCTTTGGTGTGGTgctttttgaattgatatccgGAAAGGAGGCTATGACAAGAAGTTCCGAAAGACGGTCATTGGTATCGATT GTAGTGGCCGCTCTGAGGAATTCACCTGACTCCATGAGTATGTCAAGCTTCAAAGATCACATTGATCCTCATTTGATGGATTTGTATCCGCATGATTGTCTTTTCAAG ATGGCTATGCTAGCGAAGCAATGTGTGGACGAGGACCCCATTTTAAGACCGGACATGAAGCAACTGGTGATATCACTTTCACAGATCCTGCTGACCTCTGTCGAATGGGAAGCAACTCTCGCAGGAAATAGCCAAATATTTAGCGGCCTCGTTCTTGGAAGATAA